From Lycium ferocissimum isolate CSIRO_LF1 chromosome 12, AGI_CSIRO_Lferr_CH_V1, whole genome shotgun sequence, one genomic window encodes:
- the LOC132039700 gene encoding ATP synthase subunit d, mitochondrial, producing MSGTVKKIADVSFKAGRTIDWEGMAKLLVTDEAKKEFSNLRRAFDDVNSQLQTKFSQEPEPINWEYYRKGIGSRLVDMYKEAYDSIEIPKFVDTVTPQYKPKFDALLVELKEAEQKSLKESERLEKEVADVQELKKKLSTMTAEEYFEKHPELKKKFDDEIRNDYWGY from the exons ATGAGCGGTACAGTGAAGAAGATCGCCGATGTATCATTCAAAGCCGGTAGGACTATTGATTGGGAAGGAATGGCGAAGCTTCTGGTCACCGATGAAGCCAAAAAGGAGTTCTCTAATCTCCGTCGCGCTTTCGATGATGTCAACTCCCAACTCCAGACCAAGTTCAGCCAG GAACCTGAACCTATCAACTGGGAGTATTACAGAAAAGGAATTGGTTCTCGCTTGGTAGACATGTACAAAGAGGCCTACGACA GCATTGAGATCCCCAAGTTTGTGGATACGGTGACTCCTCAGTATAAACCAAAATTTGATGCATTG TTGGTGGAGCTGAAAGAAGCCGAGCAGAAATCTCTAAAGGAATCCGAAAGATTAGAAAAAGAAGTTGCAGACGTGCAAGAGTTGAAG AAAAAACTTAGCACCATGACAGCTGAAGAATACTTCGAGAAGCATCCTGAGCTCAAGAAGAAGTTTGATGATGAAATTCGAAATGATTACTGGGGCTACTAG